One Vicia villosa cultivar HV-30 ecotype Madison, WI linkage group LG5, Vvil1.0, whole genome shotgun sequence genomic window, ATTAAAATCATGCATTGATGCATGAAGTGTTCATTTATAAGGATCCACAAAAAGGACTGCAACATAACAGTGTTGATAGGTGTCATTCACCGcttttatgttaaagaaaaaattgTAGTTAAGACCGACTGCAATTCGCACTCAGCAAACCAACTCACCACTCAATTAATAACACAATTAACAGAAAACACCACTCAATTAATATGATATAAGACTCATCTTAATTGTGGCATTATATCAAACGTGTCAAGTTCAGTTGTTTGTTCACCACTATATAAAGCTAACATGCTTAATTTAGAGGGAGAAGTGTAACCAACTCACCATAGCCTCAAGAGATTTGTTACTGGTctctcctaaatacacaaaaccaaaaccaaaaagttatgttaatattttcataactgacataaaccctaacaaatgAGTGTGGCATGGATGATGGATGTATACCTCTAAGTCCCAGCAAACGGCGTTTTCCAGCGGCTGATCCATCCGAAGAAGCTTTAACGCCATTGTTATCGGTTCTGGTACCTAAAAACAACACATTACAATAATAACAATGAAGCAAGCTTGCATGCAAGTTATGTATGatcaatataataaaaattatgaaaTGAATTAAGATGAGGAAGTGTTAAGAAACCGTCAATGGCTGAGAAATAAGCATCGCGAGAAACGGCTTGAACGACTCCGATTCCGGTGGCTTTGACGAAGCTTTCGGCGATGCGGTTAACAAGAGGATGATCGAGATCAAAGAGGCCTTTTTTGTCGAAGTTACAGAGTTCGTCAAGCTTGGTACGAGTTTCAACCTCACTGCTTGTGTTCAAGTTCATTTTCTTCTTTGATTTGATTCCCTGGGAGAAATGCGATTCGATTTGTGTTTTTAAAGAACTTCTTAAGATAGTGCAAATATAGTAATGGTACATAAATTCTAGTTTGAGCAGAGTAACCCGTGCAGCATCTTACATGACAGTCATCATGCAGTAGTGATTGAGAGCTTGAGTAAAAGCTAAAAAGTTACCTGGATTTGCCAAAATTAGTACAAGATCAATATGAGGGTTACGAGCGGCAACAGCCAGTACAAGGCAGCCTCCTAGAGATTCTCCAACGAGATATATGGGCCTATTTGGTGAAAGCTGATACTCTAACCTAACTGTTGTCTCAACTAATTTCACAAGGTCTGCAACATGAAAATAAATAATGATGGAATACAGTACTGAAAAAGAAACATAATGTATATGGTAAGAGAGTTGAAGATGAGTAGTAGAAGCAAAAATAACCTGTAAATGGTGTTCGATCGGCAAATGGAATATGCAAGCACCACAAATCAAATATCCTTGAATgaacaaaaaataacaaaattaatatttcattATTACATATATGAGTTAATGTGAAATGCTAGTAGGTCTAAAaaaggtgaaatgaagagaaaccTTCCGAGTTGGCGATGATGCGGAACAAGTCCCAATCCCACGCCATCAATTCCAGTAAAATTTGGAATATAATAAGCTTGTTGTTTGATACATACGACATTAGATTACATGAATAAATATTGTGGTGAAATAAACTATATGGTGCACAACCAATATATAGAATTAACAATGTAATTGCAAATGAGATCGTAGAGCTGGAAGCATTGTGCGTAGTAAGACCCTCTCATCTCACACAGCATCTCAGCTTCAGATAGTTGCCACAAGAAGGTGGTGAATGCAAGTAAATACACATGCAATTGGAAACCGAAATTGGTGAATGCAAGTAATTACCAACAATAAATGAATACACAACTAGAAAAATAACAACGGTCTTCCTCGGCATGACAAAACTAACGCATAACCATGAACTCAAATTCAATAACAAGTATAAATTAGTGACAAAAACAACAAATTTTAGATGAAATCAATAGTCAGATAAACattcaaaaatacatttaaactaGTTTTAAAAGTTTATAGTACCTGATTTGTGTCGGTGACGGCGAGGCGCATATAATGGCGATGTCTTCGACCTTAAAGGCATGAAAAACatcaaattgaattatttgaactACAACTCCTATAGCATGATATGATAAACAGAGCTCACATAAAAGATTTGATGATtgagcaattcaaatgattgattttgatgttgAAACGATTCAGATCTGATTGTTAAGGTTTGAGCAATTGATACAATTCAAGTGATTTAGGTTGAAGCTAAAAGAGTTGAGATTGAAATAAGGACGAGCAATTTTGAGGTTTACGCGATTTGAAGGATTTTGAGGTTTAGCGATTGAACAATTTTAGGGTTCGAGCGATTGAACGATTTTAGGGTTCGAGCGATTGAACGATTTGGGGAAAAAGCAACGTTGGAGAACTTCCGTGAGAATCGATTTGAGAAAAAAGCGCGTTTGGAAAAGCGCTTATGTGAAAGTTCTTAGCGTTTTGTCGGCACGAGAAAGAGAGAGACGAGTGGCGCATTTGGAGAAGGTTTTTCGAATTTTGTCAAAAGAGAGAGATCTgagtttaaaataataataataataataataaagataaataaagttgaataaataaaactattaaaataaGAACTAGTGACGGTTTTTGTTGTCTGTGGGTAAAACATTCAAAAATGACCGTCACCAAAGGgcatttttcttgtagtgtgtCTAAATGTTAACACCTACACCGTAATTTTATATGGTTTTGTTCTTTTATCATATTTAATAgttatattttacttttttttgacATAAGGTGATAGATTCTAAAAGAGTATACTATCAAAATCTTAAGAATAACTTCAGTGATTGGTTTTTTATATGGTTCGTCAACTGGAGAATTAAAAAGTGAGAATTTTTTATTGGAGTTTGCCAATATGGCGATGTCGTTGCATTGTGATGCAACTTTGACCCAGTTGAAGCAACGTACGGAAGCAAtagaaatataatatatttatttgtttttttaaccaATGTTACTTAAATTATAATATCAAtaagaataaaatattaatataagagGTTAAAATGTGGGACTTAAGATGAGTTCTTTAAAGTTGTATTATTGAAGTGAAAATGAGATGagttattttaagatgatgtgtTTTAATAGGTCCGACAGGGAACCCAAAAGTTGGTAGCACCATTGAAAATGCTcaaagaaagttttaaaattcTACCCTAAAGAAAAGATAAactaaactaataaaaataaactttATTAATTTCTTTGATATTCTTCAATGTCTCATAGAGACTACATATATAATAGTCATAATGGATAATAAAACTAAAAGTCAAAATACAAAAGGAGACCAATAACACTTAAATTAAAAgacttattaaattaatattctaACTTAATTTAATCTCTAACTTATTTGTTTAACCATAATTTTACTCTCTATCATCGCCGCCGGATTCACTTAACCTTGTACTCAAGGTTTAAATGTAAGTATGGAGGTTTGTGGATTTGGCGGATGTGTAGCGGCCCATTTATCTCATGCAAAAAAATTGTTAAGTGAACATTTGTTTAAAGTCCAATTTGAATCTTCAGCCTAAGCCCACACTTTTACGTAGTAAACTTGAACTTTTTTTCCCTAGcaaactttttatttttgaactggAAGACAATTGTCACCAATATATACTAACTATGAACCCCACAAATCATGGGAAACCAACCACACACGTTATGAGAAAGAGAAACAACACATCATAGGAGAGAGATAATATTGGTTGAATAGAAATTTTGTCCTTTTCTTAAAGAAATGGCTTATGGTATGAATTTCTCACTATTACTATCTTCTTTATTCAATATGCCACTAAGTC contains:
- the LOC131607637 gene encoding outer envelope pore protein 16-2, chloroplastic-like → MNLNTSSEVETRTKLDELCNFDKKGLFDLDHPLVNRIAESFVKATGIGVVQAVSRDAYFSAIDGTRTDNNGVKASSDGSAAGKRRLLGLRGETSNKSLEAMVSWLHFSL